Genomic DNA from Triticum dicoccoides isolate Atlit2015 ecotype Zavitan chromosome 4B, WEW_v2.0, whole genome shotgun sequence:
CGCTCCGCATCATGACTCCACAGCACCGCCGCCTAAGCACCCACGTCGTTGTCAGTGCCATCACTGCGATTCTGCGGAGCACAACTCCGCTCAACGATCGAGCCTAGCCGATATCGTCACCTCGCGCCGGCTCCTGGCATCCAAACGTTAGATCCAGAAGAACTGATCGGAGCGAGGCGGACACATGTCGCTGCCAAATCCCCACCTCTTCCAACCCTCCGCAGCTCCGCGCTGAGCTCGACCACGCCATCACGCCTCAGATCAGCGCCGTACCACTCCCGGGATCACGGCCCGTgcccacaagcaagaagaagaaagggTCCCGCAGCCGCTAGCACCCACCGGGCTTTGCCCCGTGGCACGGACAGGAGGAGGCGAGAAGAGAGAAGGGAGGGAGCGACGGTAGGGAGAGGGGGAAATGTTTCAATTCCAAATACCGTGTATTGATTATTCACTGATTGTCCGGTTGCTATGGCACAGTAACTATGTACGCGGTACCGTTTGCCATTCAAATGTGATCTACAATGTGAGGAGGACCACGAAACAAAAGAAGAAGAGCAGATCTGTGCACCCCCTTTCGATCAAAAAGCACCATGCCATCTCGCCGCCGTCTACTGGCGTATATTTCGCCTTGCTGTTTCTTTTTCTCCATTTCCTTCATTGGAGTAACATGTTTTCTTGTTTACTCAGGTGGCACAAATGCATTCTACACCATTTCAGAAAAACAAAATGCATTCTACACCAACCGTATGCAGGCAATTAGCACTACTACCAACTGAGGTTGAAGTGACGGTCccatcccgcaaaaaaaaaaaaaaagaattgcGGTCCCAGATTTTCTGTGTGTCTCACCCAAGGCAAGTCAATGAGAAAGCATTAATTTTCCGTCGAACGTCATgtgccaaaaaagaaaaaaaaaactgtcTATTCCTCTTTGGACTGTACtttctctgtaaagaaatataagaacgtttagatgtttagattacggagggagtatttttaacTCTCAAGAATTCTACGTTTAATAAGAATATTATTTCAGAAGGACCATGGGTCATGCTATGCGGAAGTTCTTAAATTCGTATAAAATTCACATTAATTCCTATGTCCATGTTTTTTCAAGAATCAGATCTATTATAAAAGTTTATCAAAAGTACAAAGTACCTCAAATATAATAAAATTACATCAAGATTCTGAGACCATCGAACGACCACTAATGCCGTCAGAAAGAGTCATCGCTCCCCTATCAAAACCGGTTTGACCCTGTTGAGGACAGCCGGGACGTGTTCGTCCACGCGCCCCTTATGTCCATGTTATCATAAAGTAAAAAAAGAAGATCAAACATGAGTATACATTTCCATGAATTTTTTAGCATGGCCCGAGAACAAGTGCATCTTGCCTTTTCGCTGCCATGAGCATGGAGGGAAGCAGAGCAAGAAGCCTCCGGCTCCCTGATCCAGTTGGTGGAGAATGAGCCACAAAATCCAAACCCAGTGGACCTCATAATTAGCTGCTTGCTTACACCGAGTGTCACACATGCAAAATGGATAGACCAAAAGCAAAGAAAAATCATTAATATACACTCAACCAACACGGCAGCACAGAGGAGAAAAAAAAAAGAAGCCAAAAATCCAAAAGAGTCACATGACTAATGGGGGCGGCATCACTGCTGTCATTTGCCAATACCGCCCCCTTTATATTCAATCCCCCAACCTCTCCCACCTCCCCCGTCCCACCTCTTCTCTCCCAAGTCCCAACTCAAAGGCAAGAGCAGACCCAGCTCAGGAGAGACAATCAGATCACAGGCTGCCTAATCCTGCTCTTCGTTGGCGGTTTCTGTGCAACCCGCCGAGCTCttgcgagaatattgcaatggcgtCCACGTCGAGCTCGACGGCGGTGGATGAGAGGGAGCGGAAGCGGAAAAGGGCAGCCGGGGGTGAGTCCACAGCGTCCGCCGGCCCGGGGACGGAGGCGCAGCCTTCCAAGTGGCGGACGCGGCGCGAGCACGAGATCTACTCGTCCAAGCTCTTCGAGGCGCTCCGCCTTGTCCGAGGCGGGTCATCGTCCGCGTCCACGGCGCCGGCGCGTGGCCGGGCCGTGCGGGAGGCGGCCGACCGCGCGCTCGCGGTGGCGGCCCGCGGGCGCTCGCGCTGGAGCCGCGCCATACTCGCCTCCCGCCGCCGGCGCCTGCAGGCCGCCCACCGCGCGCGCCTCCGCGCCCCAGCCACACCGCCCGCGCGCCACTCCTCGGTCGCTGCCGCCGCACAGCCGCAGCCGGGGAAGGCACCGGCGCTGGCGAAGAAGGCGAAGGTGCTGGGGCGGCTGGTTCCCGGCTGCCACAAGCTGCCGTTCCCGGCGCTCCTGAGCGAGGCCTCCGACTACATCAAGGCGCTGGAGATGCAGGTGCGCGCCATGACCGCTCTAGCCGAGGTCCTGGCGAGCGTCTCCTCGTC
This window encodes:
- the LOC119290637 gene encoding transcription factor bHLH148-like, which gives rise to MASTSSSTAVDERERKRKRAAGGESTASAGPGTEAQPSKWRTRREHEIYSSKLFEALRLVRGGSSSASTAPARGRAVREAADRALAVAARGRSRWSRAILASRRRRLQAAHRARLRAPATPPARHSSVAAAAQPQPGKAPALAKKAKVLGRLVPGCHKLPFPALLSEASDYIKALEMQVRAMTALAEVLASVSSSSASGSSSSPA